A genome region from Geodermatophilus bullaregiensis includes the following:
- the fdhA gene encoding formaldehyde dehydrogenase, glutathione-independent → MAGNKAVMYMGPGKVEVADLDYPGLELKEGPGVNPANVGRKTPHGVILRTVATNICGSDQHMVRGRTTAPERLVLGHEITGEIVEKGSDVEFLEVGDIVSVPFNIACGRCRNCKEGKTGICLNVNPDRPGSAYGYVDMGGWTGGQAEYVMVPYADWNALKFPDRDQALAKIRDLTMLSDIFPTGYHGCVTAGVTTGSTVYIAGAGPVGLAAAASAHLLGAAVVIVADLNADRLAQARSFGCETVDVSKGDPKDQIAEILGEPEVDCGVDAVGFEARGHGKDAEREQPATVLNSLMDITRAGGALGIPGLYVTGDPGAADEAAKTGSLSIRLGLGWAKSHAFTTGQCPVMRYNRQLMMAILHDRVQIAKAVNAEVIPLEDAPRGYAEFDQGAAKKYVLNPNGLIPA, encoded by the coding sequence GTGGCAGGCAACAAGGCGGTCATGTACATGGGGCCGGGCAAGGTGGAGGTCGCCGACCTCGACTACCCCGGGTTGGAACTGAAGGAGGGGCCGGGGGTCAACCCGGCCAACGTGGGCCGCAAGACCCCGCACGGGGTCATCCTGCGGACGGTGGCCACCAACATCTGCGGCAGTGACCAGCACATGGTCCGCGGGCGGACGACCGCGCCGGAGCGGCTGGTGCTCGGCCACGAGATCACCGGGGAGATCGTCGAGAAGGGCTCGGACGTCGAGTTCCTCGAGGTCGGCGACATCGTCAGCGTGCCGTTCAACATCGCCTGCGGACGCTGCCGCAACTGCAAGGAGGGCAAGACCGGCATCTGCCTGAACGTCAACCCCGACCGCCCCGGCTCGGCCTACGGCTACGTCGACATGGGCGGCTGGACCGGCGGCCAGGCGGAGTACGTCATGGTGCCCTACGCGGACTGGAACGCCCTGAAGTTCCCCGACCGGGACCAGGCGCTGGCCAAGATCCGGGACCTGACGATGCTCTCGGACATCTTCCCGACCGGCTACCACGGCTGCGTCACCGCCGGCGTCACCACCGGCTCGACGGTCTACATCGCCGGCGCCGGTCCGGTGGGGCTGGCCGCGGCCGCCTCCGCGCACCTGCTCGGGGCCGCCGTCGTCATCGTCGCCGACCTCAACGCCGACCGGCTGGCCCAGGCCCGCAGCTTCGGCTGCGAGACCGTGGACGTCTCGAAGGGTGACCCCAAGGACCAGATCGCGGAGATCCTGGGCGAGCCCGAGGTCGACTGCGGTGTGGACGCGGTCGGCTTCGAGGCACGCGGCCACGGGAAGGACGCCGAGCGGGAGCAGCCGGCGACCGTGCTGAACTCGCTGATGGACATCACGCGGGCCGGCGGTGCGCTCGGCATCCCCGGCCTCTACGTGACCGGTGACCCCGGTGCGGCCGACGAGGCGGCCAAGACCGGCTCGCTGTCCATCCGGCTGGGCCTGGGCTGGGCGAAGTCGCACGCGTTCACCACCGGCCAGTGCCCGGTCATGCGCTACAACCGCCAGCTGATGATGGCGATCCTGCACGACCGGGTGCAGATCGCGAAGGCGGTGAACGCCGAGGTGATCCCGCTGGAGGACGCACCGCGGGGCTACGCCGAGTTCGACCAGGGGGCGGCGAAGAAGTACGTGCTCAACCCGAACGGGCTCATCCCGGCCTGA
- a CDS encoding AMP-binding protein: protein MSVYDERPWLALYGDQPADYEIEFDNALEMFRAGVARDPDGDALRYFDGVVPRRQLDELSDALAAGLLAGGFSAGDRLAVYLQNVPQFVIAMVATWKAGGTMVSINPMSRKRELSYLLQDSGATVLLALEALYDEVAREVVPDTDVRLVLTTSELDFQSRDDERLFAGVSRRRHEGTTDLLEFVERYRGQVPPPVALRPEDVAFLTYTSGTTGVPKGAMNTHRNVVFTAQVYRDWVRAGRDGAIFGIAPLFHITGLIGHIAVSMLVPAPLVLAYRFEPQVVLDALLEHRPTFTIGAITALNALLNAPGFTRDHFASFTSVYSGGAAISPTAEKAFLEATGTQVHNAYGLTETTSPMTVTPFGSPSPVDPTSGALSVGVPAPNTIVRIQGDDGQDLPLGEVGEIVADGPQVVAGYWGKPEETAANLPGGALRSGDVGFMNPEGWVFIVDRKKDMINASGYKVWPREVEDVLAEHPAVRESAVVGVPDEKRGETVKAFVSVRSGVEVTPEELIAHCRERMAAYKYPRQLEIVDELPKTVTGKILRRELRDQAAGS, encoded by the coding sequence ATGAGCGTCTACGACGAGCGGCCGTGGCTCGCCCTCTACGGGGACCAGCCGGCCGACTACGAGATCGAGTTCGACAACGCGCTGGAGATGTTCCGCGCCGGGGTGGCGCGGGACCCCGACGGCGATGCCCTGAGGTACTTCGACGGGGTCGTCCCCCGCCGGCAGCTCGACGAGCTCAGCGACGCGCTGGCCGCCGGCCTGCTGGCCGGCGGCTTCTCCGCCGGTGACCGCCTCGCCGTCTACCTGCAGAACGTGCCCCAGTTCGTCATCGCGATGGTGGCGACCTGGAAGGCCGGCGGCACCATGGTCTCGATCAACCCGATGAGCCGGAAGCGGGAGCTGTCCTACCTGCTGCAGGACTCGGGTGCGACGGTGCTGCTCGCACTGGAGGCGCTCTACGACGAGGTCGCGCGCGAGGTCGTGCCCGACACCGACGTCCGCCTGGTCCTCACCACCAGCGAGCTGGACTTCCAGAGCCGCGACGACGAGCGGCTCTTCGCCGGGGTGAGCCGTCGGCGGCACGAGGGCACGACGGACCTCCTGGAGTTCGTCGAGCGGTACCGCGGGCAGGTGCCGCCGCCGGTCGCGCTCCGGCCGGAGGACGTCGCGTTCCTGACCTACACCTCGGGGACGACGGGCGTGCCCAAGGGCGCGATGAACACCCACCGGAACGTGGTGTTCACCGCCCAGGTCTACCGGGACTGGGTGCGTGCGGGGCGGGACGGCGCGATCTTCGGCATCGCGCCGCTGTTCCACATCACCGGCCTCATCGGGCACATCGCGGTGAGCATGCTCGTCCCGGCTCCCCTGGTCCTCGCCTACCGGTTCGAGCCGCAGGTGGTCCTCGACGCCCTCCTCGAGCACCGGCCGACGTTCACCATCGGCGCCATCACGGCGCTCAACGCCCTGCTCAACGCGCCGGGCTTCACCAGGGACCACTTCGCCTCGTTCACCTCGGTGTACTCCGGGGGCGCGGCGATCTCCCCGACGGCCGAGAAGGCGTTCCTCGAGGCCACGGGCACCCAGGTGCACAACGCCTACGGCCTGACCGAGACCACCTCGCCGATGACGGTCACGCCGTTCGGCTCGCCGTCGCCGGTCGACCCGACGTCGGGGGCGCTGTCGGTCGGGGTGCCGGCGCCGAACACGATCGTCCGCATCCAGGGCGACGACGGGCAGGACCTGCCGCTCGGCGAGGTCGGCGAGATCGTCGCCGACGGGCCGCAGGTCGTCGCCGGCTACTGGGGCAAACCGGAGGAGACGGCCGCCAACCTGCCCGGTGGGGCGCTCCGGAGCGGCGACGTCGGCTTCATGAACCCCGAGGGCTGGGTCTTCATCGTCGACCGCAAGAAGGACATGATCAACGCCTCCGGGTACAAGGTCTGGCCGCGGGAGGTCGAGGACGTCCTGGCCGAGCACCCGGCGGTGCGCGAGTCCGCGGTCGTCGGCGTACCCGACGAGAAGCGCGGTGAGACGGTCAAGGCGTTCGTCAGCGTGCGGTCCGGCGTCGAGGTGACGCCGGAGGAGCTCATCGCGCACTGCCGGGAGCGCATGGCCGCCTACAAGTACCCGAGGCAGCTCGAGATCGTCGACGAGCTGCCCAAGACGGTCACCGGCAAGATCCTCCGCCGCGAGCTGCGCGACCAGGCGGCGGGGAGCTGA
- a CDS encoding cyclase family protein, whose translation MADAPDMTEVLADAPKNWGKWGEDDEVGALNYLTADEVMRGVQHIRQGQVFTLQRLIGDPKGDPVWPGRSPAVRTMLLDESTWDSAEAPQFPGGLHYADDKIDAFLQGSTQYDALGHVWYDGQIWNGYDARSTVGGMAKASVEPIAQRGVVGRGILLDMARFRGKDTLDKGETFTHEDLVACAEAQGTSIEQHDILVVRTNFLQLFFDQGEAFYEGFNEPGLCYSPELVRWFQDMEIPNLVTDTIANEVTYDPNNGTALPLHCALMRNLGVTLTEICDLEELAESCASDGQYTFLYAAAPLKVHRATGSPVNPLAIK comes from the coding sequence GTGGCCGACGCCCCCGACATGACCGAGGTCCTCGCCGACGCCCCGAAGAACTGGGGCAAGTGGGGGGAGGACGACGAGGTCGGTGCGCTGAACTACCTGACCGCGGACGAGGTGATGCGCGGCGTCCAGCACATCCGGCAGGGACAGGTGTTCACCCTGCAGCGGCTGATCGGTGACCCCAAGGGCGACCCCGTCTGGCCGGGCCGCTCGCCGGCCGTCCGCACGATGCTGCTCGACGAGTCCACGTGGGACTCCGCCGAGGCCCCGCAGTTCCCCGGCGGCCTGCACTACGCCGACGACAAGATCGACGCGTTCCTCCAGGGCTCCACGCAGTACGACGCCCTCGGCCACGTCTGGTACGACGGCCAGATCTGGAACGGCTACGACGCCCGCAGCACGGTCGGCGGCATGGCCAAGGCCAGCGTCGAGCCGATCGCCCAGCGCGGCGTCGTCGGCCGCGGGATCCTGCTCGACATGGCCCGCTTCCGCGGGAAGGACACCCTCGACAAGGGCGAGACGTTCACCCACGAGGACCTGGTGGCCTGCGCCGAGGCCCAGGGCACCTCGATCGAGCAGCACGACATCCTGGTCGTCCGGACCAACTTCCTGCAGCTGTTCTTCGACCAGGGCGAGGCCTTCTACGAGGGCTTCAACGAGCCCGGCCTGTGCTACAGCCCCGAGCTGGTGCGCTGGTTCCAGGACATGGAGATCCCCAACCTGGTCACCGACACCATCGCCAACGAGGTCACCTACGACCCGAACAACGGCACGGCGCTGCCCCTGCACTGCGCCCTGATGCGCAACCTCGGCGTCACCCTCACCGAGATCTGCGACCTCGAGGAGCTGGCCGAGAGCTGCGCGTCCGACGGCCAGTACACGTTCCTCTACGCCGCGGCGCCGCTGAAGGTCCACCGGGCCACCGGCTCCCCGGTCAACCCGCTGGCGATCAAGTAG
- a CDS encoding DEAD/DEAH box helicase — translation MTSEAETATGPARGTAPPESDGGTTFADLGLRPELLAALTRLGYEEPTPIQREAVPPMAAGRDLLGQAATGTGKTAAYALPVLQRLPDDRPGGDPLALVLVPTRELCIQVSEALHRYGRDLGARVVPVYGGQPIPRQLRALQAGVDVVVATPGRALDLVQRRSLRLGGVATVVLDEADEMLDMGFAEDLEALLDEVPEERQTVLFSATMPRRLDSMARRHLRDPLRIEVAREVPVEGEAPRVRQTAFVVARAAKAAALGRVLDVESPTAALVFCRTRDEVDDLTETLNGRGYRAEALHGGMSQEQRDRVMNRLRSGTAELLVATDVAARGLDVEQLTHVVNYDVPAAAETYVHRIGRVGRAGREGVAITLVEPRAHRMLKTIERVTGAPISVERVPTVADLRARRLELTRAALRESLLGDELERFRAVVDTLTDEFDVVEVALAAVKLAHEATTGPDDDEEIPEVTLRPERPRRDGDRGDRGQGRGPRERRSGGGDTARLFIGAGRSAGVRPGDLVGAIAGETELRGRDVGAIEIAERFSLVEVPEAAAEDVIAALKATTVKGRKVTVRRERPRP, via the coding sequence ATGACCAGCGAGGCAGAGACGGCGACCGGCCCGGCCCGGGGGACGGCGCCCCCCGAGAGCGACGGCGGCACGACCTTCGCCGACCTCGGACTGCGCCCCGAGCTGCTCGCCGCGCTGACCCGGCTGGGCTACGAGGAGCCGACGCCGATCCAGCGCGAGGCCGTGCCGCCGATGGCCGCGGGCCGCGACCTGCTGGGCCAGGCCGCCACGGGCACCGGGAAGACGGCGGCCTACGCGCTGCCGGTGCTGCAGCGGCTGCCCGACGACCGTCCAGGCGGCGACCCGCTCGCGCTGGTGCTCGTCCCCACCCGCGAGCTGTGCATCCAGGTGTCGGAGGCGCTGCACCGCTACGGCCGCGACCTCGGCGCCCGGGTGGTGCCGGTCTACGGCGGGCAGCCGATCCCGCGGCAGCTGCGGGCGCTGCAGGCCGGCGTCGACGTCGTCGTCGCCACTCCCGGCCGCGCGCTGGACCTCGTGCAGCGGCGCAGCCTGCGCCTGGGCGGGGTGGCCACCGTCGTCCTCGACGAGGCCGACGAGATGCTCGACATGGGCTTCGCCGAGGACCTCGAGGCGCTGCTCGACGAGGTGCCCGAGGAGCGGCAGACGGTGCTCTTCTCCGCCACCATGCCGCGCCGGCTGGACTCGATGGCCCGGCGGCACCTGCGCGACCCGCTGCGCATCGAGGTGGCCCGCGAGGTGCCGGTGGAGGGCGAGGCCCCGCGGGTGCGCCAGACGGCCTTCGTCGTCGCCCGCGCGGCCAAGGCCGCGGCGCTGGGCCGGGTCCTCGACGTGGAGAGCCCGACGGCGGCCCTCGTCTTCTGCCGCACCCGCGACGAGGTCGACGACCTGACCGAGACGCTCAACGGCCGCGGCTACCGCGCCGAGGCGCTGCACGGCGGGATGAGCCAGGAGCAGCGCGACCGGGTGATGAACCGGCTGCGCAGCGGCACCGCCGAGCTGCTGGTGGCCACCGACGTCGCCGCCCGCGGCCTGGACGTCGAGCAGCTCACCCACGTCGTCAACTACGACGTCCCCGCCGCGGCCGAGACCTACGTGCACCGCATCGGCCGGGTGGGCCGTGCCGGCCGCGAGGGCGTGGCGATCACGCTGGTGGAGCCGCGGGCGCACCGGATGCTCAAGACGATCGAGCGGGTCACCGGCGCGCCGATCTCCGTCGAGCGGGTGCCCACCGTCGCCGACCTGCGGGCCCGCCGGCTCGAGCTGACCCGCGCCGCGCTGCGGGAGAGCCTGCTCGGCGACGAGCTGGAGCGCTTCCGTGCCGTCGTCGACACGCTCACCGACGAGTTCGACGTCGTCGAGGTGGCGCTGGCCGCGGTCAAGCTCGCGCACGAGGCCACCACCGGCCCGGACGACGACGAGGAGATCCCCGAGGTCACCCTGCGACCCGAGCGGCCGCGGCGGGACGGCGACCGGGGCGACCGCGGGCAGGGCCGGGGTCCCCGCGAGCGCCGGTCCGGCGGCGGGGACACCGCCCGGCTGTTCATCGGCGCCGGCCGCAGCGCGGGTGTGCGCCCGGGCGACCTGGTCGGCGCGATCGCGGGGGAGACCGAGCTGCGCGGCCGCGACGTCGGCGCCATCGAGATCGCCGAGCGGTTCTCGCTGGTCGAGGTGCCCGAGGCCGCCGCCGAGGACGTCATCGCCGCGCTCAAGGCCACCACCGTCAAGGGCCGGAAGGTGACCGTCCGCCGGGAGCGGCCGCGTCCGTGA
- a CDS encoding GNAT family N-acetyltransferase: protein MQIVRTGPDDERFTAWCQVWAATQRAERPDEEPRPASDHVALGRRLTTPGGSTGGTHRAAVADGTVVGALRVLLPVRDNTSVAHVDVAVHPATRRRGVGTALLQEAARLAAAAGRPSLVAEVDEPGVDEPGPDAPGRAFAAHHGWTCDLRETRRDLLLPVAEERLSALEAQAVAASAGYEVLTWRDRTPDPLLEDRALLYRRASTDTPSGDVPVGEEDWDAARVREQEAVALARGRTVLSAGAVRDGRLVAFTDLHVSPAQPERANQSGTLVLREHRGHRLGARVKTAVLRELAATLPAVRRISTHNLDTNRPMVAVNEALGFRRAGGLSTWSTRL from the coding sequence GTGCAGATCGTGCGGACCGGCCCGGACGACGAGCGGTTCACCGCCTGGTGCCAGGTGTGGGCGGCCACCCAGCGCGCCGAGCGCCCCGACGAGGAGCCGCGGCCGGCGAGCGACCACGTCGCCCTCGGCCGGCGGCTCACCACCCCGGGCGGCTCGACGGGAGGCACGCACCGGGCCGCGGTCGCCGACGGCACCGTCGTCGGCGCGCTGCGCGTGCTGCTGCCGGTGCGGGACAACACCTCCGTCGCGCACGTCGACGTGGCCGTGCACCCCGCCACCCGCCGCCGCGGCGTCGGGACCGCCCTGCTGCAGGAGGCCGCGCGGCTGGCAGCGGCGGCCGGACGCCCGTCGCTGGTCGCCGAGGTGGACGAGCCCGGGGTCGACGAGCCCGGACCGGACGCACCCGGCCGCGCCTTCGCCGCGCACCACGGGTGGACCTGCGACCTGCGGGAGACCCGCCGCGACCTGCTGCTCCCCGTGGCCGAGGAGCGGCTGTCGGCCCTGGAGGCCCAGGCGGTCGCCGCGAGCGCGGGCTACGAGGTGCTCACCTGGCGCGACCGGACGCCGGACCCCCTGCTCGAGGACCGGGCACTGCTCTACCGCCGGGCGTCGACCGACACCCCGAGCGGGGACGTGCCGGTCGGCGAGGAGGACTGGGACGCCGCGCGGGTGCGCGAGCAGGAGGCCGTCGCCCTGGCCCGCGGACGCACGGTGCTGTCGGCCGGCGCGGTGCGGGACGGCCGCCTGGTCGCCTTCACCGACCTGCACGTGTCGCCCGCACAGCCGGAACGCGCGAACCAGAGCGGCACGCTGGTGCTGCGGGAGCACCGCGGGCACCGCCTCGGCGCCCGCGTGAAGACCGCGGTCCTGCGCGAGCTCGCCGCGACCCTGCCGGCGGTCCGGCGGATCAGCACCCACAACCTCGACACCAACCGGCCGATGGTCGCGGTCAACGAGGCGCTCGGCTTCCGCCGCGCGGGCGGGCTGTCCACCTGGTCGACCCGGCTCTGA
- a CDS encoding amidase, with amino-acid sequence MTPVPSAPTRDDDLCLRPATELAALLRARELSARELLEAHLARIERVDPRVNAIVTLDAEGACAAADAADAALAAGEAVGPLHGLPAAHKDTHQTGGMRTTWGSPLHADTVPARDELVVERLRQAGAVRVGKTNVPEFAAGSQTVNPLFGATHNPWRHGLSAGGSSGGAAAALVAGLVPVAEGSDMGGSLRNPAAFCNVVGLRPTPGRVPTWPAAMGWSTLSVQGPMGRTVADVALVLSAVAGPDPRVPISLADDPAGFAAPLDGDLRGLRVAWARDLGGLVPVDPAITAVLEDVLPVVESLGATVEEACPDLREADEVFGTLRAWLFEATFGDVVRRSPDQVKETIRANAAVGAALTGADVARAELAHTRLHERVVGFFDRYDVLLAPTTQVLPFPVELEYPTEVAGVPQADYLGWMRSCTLVSATGCPALSLPGGFTDDGLPVGLQVVTAPRTDRRLLEVAHAIEQATGHGRRRPPL; translated from the coding sequence GTGACCCCCGTTCCGAGCGCACCGACCCGTGACGACGACCTGTGCCTGCGCCCGGCGACCGAGCTGGCCGCCCTCCTCCGCGCCCGCGAGCTGTCGGCCCGGGAGCTGCTCGAGGCGCACCTGGCGCGCATCGAGCGGGTCGACCCGCGGGTCAACGCGATCGTCACCCTCGACGCCGAGGGCGCCTGCGCGGCCGCGGACGCCGCCGACGCCGCGCTGGCCGCCGGGGAGGCGGTCGGTCCGCTGCACGGGCTGCCGGCGGCGCACAAGGACACCCACCAGACCGGCGGCATGCGCACCACCTGGGGCTCGCCGCTGCACGCCGACACGGTGCCGGCCCGCGACGAGCTGGTCGTCGAGCGGCTTCGGCAGGCCGGCGCGGTCCGCGTGGGCAAGACCAACGTGCCCGAGTTCGCCGCAGGCTCGCAGACGGTCAACCCGCTGTTCGGGGCCACGCACAACCCCTGGCGGCACGGGTTGTCGGCCGGCGGGTCCAGCGGCGGCGCGGCCGCGGCGCTGGTCGCGGGCCTGGTGCCGGTGGCGGAGGGCAGCGACATGGGCGGCTCGCTGCGCAACCCGGCGGCCTTCTGCAACGTCGTCGGCCTGCGGCCCACCCCGGGCCGGGTGCCGACCTGGCCGGCGGCGATGGGCTGGTCGACGCTGTCGGTGCAGGGCCCGATGGGCCGCACCGTCGCCGACGTCGCCCTGGTGCTCTCGGCTGTCGCCGGACCCGACCCGCGGGTGCCGATCTCGCTGGCCGACGACCCCGCCGGGTTCGCCGCACCCCTGGACGGCGACCTGCGGGGACTGCGGGTCGCCTGGGCGCGCGACCTCGGCGGCCTGGTGCCGGTCGACCCGGCGATCACCGCCGTGCTCGAGGACGTGCTCCCCGTCGTGGAGTCGCTCGGCGCGACCGTCGAGGAGGCCTGCCCCGACCTGCGCGAGGCCGACGAGGTGTTCGGCACGCTGCGCGCCTGGCTGTTCGAGGCGACCTTCGGCGACGTCGTCCGCCGCTCGCCGGACCAGGTGAAGGAGACGATCCGCGCCAACGCCGCGGTGGGGGCGGCGCTCACCGGGGCCGACGTCGCCCGCGCCGAGCTCGCGCACACCCGCCTGCACGAGCGGGTGGTCGGCTTCTTCGACCGCTACGACGTCCTGCTGGCCCCGACCACGCAGGTGCTGCCCTTCCCGGTCGAGCTGGAGTACCCCACCGAGGTCGCCGGGGTGCCGCAGGCGGACTACCTCGGCTGGATGCGCTCGTGCACGCTGGTCTCGGCCACCGGCTGCCCGGCGCTGTCGCTGCCCGGCGGCTTCACCGACGACGGCCTGCCGGTCGGGCTGCAGGTCGTGACCGCGCCGCGCACCGACCGGCGGCTGCTCGAGGTGGCGCACGCGATCGAGCAGGCCACCGGGCACGGCCGCCGCCGTCCGCCTCTCTGA
- the ppk2 gene encoding polyphosphate kinase 2 — translation MQPDTLIDRDDAAAHEVTEDGTRRLDPPRTADVLDLSRWRLNALPDENSDEDWDDDRQLFDPEGLLVETWREGYPYTERMERREYEIEKRRLQIELLKLQGWVKDTGQRLVIVFEGRDAAGKGGTIKRFTEHLNPRGASVVALDKPSEREQAQWYFQRYVQHLPAAGEMVMFDRSWYNRAGVERVMGYCTDEQYEQFLVQAPELERMFVASGIRLFKLWFSVSRGEQRTRFIVRQIDPVRQWKLSPTDLASLDKWDAYTEAKEAMFLHTDTQHAPWTVIKSNDKKRARLEAMRHVLCRLDYEGKDCDVVGDPDPLIVGSAADVLEESSDAPVAPPPPRSGRR, via the coding sequence GTGCAGCCCGACACCCTGATCGACCGCGACGACGCGGCAGCGCACGAGGTGACGGAGGACGGGACGCGCCGGCTGGACCCGCCCCGCACGGCCGACGTCCTGGACCTGTCCCGCTGGCGGCTCAACGCCCTGCCCGACGAGAACAGCGACGAGGACTGGGACGACGACCGGCAGCTGTTCGACCCCGAGGGGCTGCTGGTCGAGACCTGGCGCGAGGGCTACCCGTACACCGAGCGGATGGAGCGCCGCGAGTACGAGATCGAGAAGCGCCGGCTGCAGATCGAGCTGCTCAAGCTGCAGGGCTGGGTGAAGGACACCGGTCAGCGGCTGGTCATCGTCTTCGAGGGGCGTGACGCCGCCGGCAAGGGCGGCACGATCAAGCGCTTCACCGAGCACCTCAACCCGCGCGGCGCGAGCGTGGTCGCGCTGGACAAGCCGAGCGAGCGCGAGCAGGCGCAGTGGTACTTCCAGCGCTACGTGCAGCACCTGCCCGCCGCCGGGGAGATGGTCATGTTCGACCGCTCCTGGTACAACCGCGCCGGCGTCGAGCGGGTCATGGGGTACTGCACCGACGAGCAGTACGAGCAGTTCCTGGTGCAGGCGCCGGAGCTGGAGCGGATGTTCGTCGCCAGCGGCATCCGGCTGTTCAAGCTGTGGTTCTCCGTCTCCCGCGGCGAGCAGCGGACCCGGTTCATCGTCCGGCAGATCGACCCGGTGCGGCAGTGGAAGCTCTCGCCCACCGACCTCGCCAGCCTCGACAAGTGGGACGCCTACACCGAGGCCAAGGAGGCGATGTTCCTGCACACCGACACGCAGCACGCGCCGTGGACGGTGATCAAGAGCAACGACAAGAAGCGCGCCCGCCTCGAGGCGATGCGGCACGTGCTGTGCCGGCTGGACTACGAGGGCAAGGACTGCGACGTCGTCGGTGACCCCGACCCGCTCATCGTCGGCTCGGCCGCCGACGTGCTGGAGGAGTCCTCCGACGCGCCGGTGGCCCCGCCGCCGCCCCGGTCGGGCCGTCGATGA
- a CDS encoding alkaline phosphatase has protein sequence MTRSRTGRRPRTLAVVAVAGGTLALLPVAGAFAGGGGPGGGDGQGSGDGGGHPRSVIFVNGDGMGAAHREAARLEQEGFDGQLAMDQLPIAGLQTTDARDPEDTVTDSASSASAWATGQKTYNGAISVDVDGNPLPTIGQQAEEAGLAGGIVTTAQVTDASPAAFFANSTDRAAQDDIARQYLEVSRPEVVLGGGEDWWLPAGDEGTHPPRAGDEEDPEVSRSTQGDLVAQAQEQGYEYVSTAEEFAAADADLLLGLFANEEMFQQRPEGEGDEFDPVVSLADMTTKALDVLSEDEDGFFLLVEEEAVDEMSHNNNATRMLESMRSFEAAVEVARAYVAEHPDTLLIVTGDHECGGLTIEDVDAEDESGPGGTLPQETAVEGETESGEDGPFLVAGTDGAYDFALDWTTTSHTGVPTVVTAEGPGSEELTGYYPNTHLHEVMTSVLFD, from the coding sequence ATGACCAGGTCGAGGACAGGACGCCGGCCGCGGACGCTCGCCGTCGTCGCGGTCGCCGGCGGCACGCTCGCGCTGCTGCCGGTCGCGGGCGCGTTCGCCGGTGGCGGCGGCCCCGGTGGCGGGGACGGGCAGGGCTCCGGTGACGGCGGCGGGCACCCGCGCAGCGTCATCTTCGTCAACGGCGACGGGATGGGTGCCGCCCACCGCGAGGCCGCCCGGCTGGAGCAGGAGGGCTTCGACGGGCAGCTGGCCATGGACCAGCTGCCGATCGCCGGGCTGCAGACCACCGACGCGCGCGACCCGGAGGACACCGTCACCGACTCCGCGTCCTCGGCGTCGGCGTGGGCGACCGGCCAGAAGACCTACAACGGCGCGATCAGCGTCGACGTCGACGGCAACCCCCTGCCCACCATCGGTCAGCAGGCGGAGGAGGCGGGCCTGGCCGGCGGGATCGTGACCACCGCGCAGGTCACCGACGCCTCACCGGCGGCGTTCTTCGCCAACAGCACCGACCGTGCCGCGCAGGACGACATCGCCCGCCAGTACCTCGAGGTCAGCCGGCCCGAGGTCGTCCTCGGCGGCGGTGAGGACTGGTGGCTGCCCGCCGGGGACGAGGGGACCCACCCGCCCCGGGCCGGTGACGAGGAGGACCCGGAGGTGTCCCGCAGCACCCAGGGCGACCTCGTCGCGCAGGCCCAGGAGCAGGGCTACGAGTACGTCAGCACCGCCGAGGAGTTCGCCGCCGCCGACGCCGACCTGCTGCTCGGGCTCTTCGCCAACGAGGAGATGTTCCAGCAGCGTCCCGAGGGGGAGGGCGACGAGTTCGACCCGGTCGTCTCCCTCGCCGACATGACCACCAAGGCCCTCGACGTCCTCTCCGAGGACGAGGACGGCTTCTTCCTGCTGGTCGAGGAGGAGGCGGTCGACGAGATGAGCCACAACAACAACGCCACCCGGATGCTGGAGTCGATGCGCTCGTTCGAGGCGGCCGTCGAGGTCGCCCGGGCGTACGTGGCCGAGCACCCCGACACGCTCCTGATCGTCACCGGCGACCACGAGTGCGGCGGGCTGACCATCGAAGACGTCGACGCGGAGGACGAGAGCGGCCCCGGAGGCACGCTGCCGCAGGAGACCGCGGTCGAGGGCGAGACGGAGTCCGGTGAGGACGGCCCGTTCCTCGTCGCCGGCACCGACGGCGCCTACGACTTCGCGCTGGACTGGACGACGACCTCGCACACCGGCGTGCCGACCGTCGTCACCGCGGAGGGGCCGGGCAGCGAGGAGCTGACCGGCTACTACCCGAACACGCACCTGCACGAGGTCATGACCTCGGTGCTGTTCGACTGA